The Stenotrophomonas rhizophila genome has a window encoding:
- the asnS gene encoding asparagine--tRNA ligase, with product MTVVSVEHALAGKIPEGGEATVRGWVRTVRGSAALAFVNVTDGSCFAPIQVVANDTLGNFDAVKALTPGCSVIARGTLVKSQGKGQSFEIQASDIEIVGLVEDPLTYPIQPKPMSAEFLREVAHLRPRTNLFGAVTRIRNCLAQAVHRFFHQNGFNWISTPIITTSDAEGAGQMFRVSTLDMVNLPRTAQGEVDFSRDFFGKETFLTVSGQLNVEAYCLALSKVYTFGPTFRAENSNTTRHLAEFWMIEPEIAFADLAEDARLAEQFLKYLFRAVLDERGDDLAFLAERVDKNAIRKLEDFINAPFEQIDYSEAVKLLQNSGRKFDFPVEWGLDLQTEHERWLTEEHIGRPVVVTNYPEHIKAFYMRLNDDGKTVAAMDVLAPGIGEIIGGSQREERLDVLDARMAQFGLDPAHYGWYRDFRRYGSVPHAGFGLGFERLVVYVCGLGNIRDAIPYPRAPGSAEF from the coding sequence ATGACGGTGGTCAGCGTTGAACATGCGCTTGCCGGGAAGATCCCGGAAGGCGGCGAGGCAACAGTACGGGGCTGGGTACGTACGGTGCGCGGCTCTGCGGCGCTTGCCTTCGTCAATGTCACCGATGGCTCCTGCTTCGCCCCCATCCAGGTGGTGGCCAATGACACCCTGGGCAACTTCGACGCGGTGAAGGCGCTGACCCCGGGCTGCTCGGTCATCGCCCGCGGCACCCTGGTCAAATCCCAGGGCAAGGGCCAGTCGTTCGAGATCCAGGCCAGCGACATCGAGATCGTCGGCCTGGTCGAAGACCCGCTGACCTACCCGATCCAGCCCAAGCCGATGAGCGCCGAGTTCCTGCGCGAAGTGGCCCACCTGCGCCCGCGCACCAACCTGTTCGGCGCGGTCACCCGCATCCGCAACTGCCTGGCCCAGGCCGTGCACCGGTTCTTCCACCAGAACGGGTTCAACTGGATCAGCACCCCGATCATCACCACCTCCGACGCCGAAGGCGCCGGGCAGATGTTCCGCGTCTCCACGCTGGACATGGTGAACCTGCCGCGCACCGCGCAGGGCGAGGTCGATTTCAGCCGCGACTTCTTCGGCAAGGAAACCTTCCTGACCGTGTCCGGCCAGCTCAATGTCGAGGCCTACTGCCTGGCGCTGAGCAAGGTGTACACCTTCGGGCCGACCTTCCGCGCCGAGAACTCCAACACCACCCGCCACCTGGCGGAGTTCTGGATGATCGAGCCGGAAATCGCCTTCGCCGACCTGGCCGAAGACGCGCGCCTGGCCGAGCAGTTCCTGAAGTACCTGTTCCGCGCGGTGCTCGACGAGCGCGGCGACGACCTGGCCTTCCTGGCCGAGCGCGTGGACAAGAACGCGATCAGGAAGCTGGAAGACTTCATCAACGCGCCGTTCGAACAGATCGACTACAGCGAAGCGGTGAAGCTGCTGCAGAACTCCGGCAGGAAGTTCGACTTCCCGGTCGAATGGGGCCTGGACCTGCAGACCGAGCACGAGCGCTGGCTGACCGAGGAACACATCGGCCGCCCGGTGGTGGTGACCAACTACCCCGAGCACATCAAGGCCTTCTACATGCGCCTGAACGACGACGGCAAGACCGTGGCCGCGATGGACGTGCTGGCCCCGGGCATCGGCGAGATCATCGGCGGCAGCCAGCGCGAAGAGCGCCTGGACGTGCTGGACGCGCGCATGGCCCAGTTCGGCCTGGACCCGGCCCACTACGGCTGGTACCGCGATTTCCGCCGCTACGGCTCGGTGCCGCACGCCGGTTTCGGCCTGGGCTTCGAGCGCCTGGTGGTATACGTGTGCGGGCTGGGCAACATCCGCGATGCGATCCCCTACCCGCGCGCACCGGGCAGCGCCGAGTTCTGA
- a CDS encoding FMN-binding negative transcriptional regulator — protein sequence MFIPADFVETNLAWLDRLLERDAFVTVVTTGSDGLPQVTLLPVAYRRDGDDILIEGHWARPNPQAGHAGPALVLVHGPHGYVSPGWYPDKDAMARVPTWNYAAAELRGTLEPVTDPDALIDMLDRLSARYEAQVGGDWDLLPIEPRQRRMLAGIVGFRFRAQQVQIKLKLSQNHPQANQHGVIDALSALDSPPSHELAQWMRWKLEVPH from the coding sequence ATGTTCATCCCGGCCGACTTCGTTGAGACAAACCTGGCCTGGCTGGACCGCCTGCTGGAACGCGATGCGTTCGTCACCGTGGTCACCACCGGCAGCGACGGCCTGCCGCAGGTGACCCTGCTGCCGGTGGCGTACCGGCGCGACGGCGATGACATCCTGATCGAAGGCCACTGGGCCCGGCCCAACCCGCAGGCCGGCCACGCCGGACCCGCGCTGGTACTGGTGCACGGCCCGCACGGCTACGTGTCGCCGGGCTGGTATCCGGACAAGGACGCAATGGCCCGCGTACCGACCTGGAACTACGCGGCCGCCGAACTGCGCGGCACGCTGGAACCGGTGACCGATCCGGACGCCCTGATCGACATGCTGGACCGGCTCAGCGCCAGGTACGAGGCGCAGGTCGGCGGCGATTGGGACCTGCTGCCGATCGAGCCCCGCCAGCGGCGCATGCTGGCCGGCATCGTCGGCTTCCGCTTCCGCGCCCAGCAGGTGCAGATCAAGCTCAAACTGAGCCAGAACCATCCCCAGGCCAACCAGCACGGCGTGATCGACGCGCTGTCGGCCCTCGATTCCCCTCCTTCGCATGAGCTGGCGCAGTGGATGCGCTGGAAACTTGAGGTACCGCACTGA
- the can gene encoding carbonate dehydratase has translation MKDIHKLLQNNRDWADRIEKEDPEFFHQLAKQQHPEYLWIGCSDSRVPANQIIGMAPGEVFVHRNVANVVVHTDLNCLSVIQYAVDQLKVKHILIVGHYGCGGVHASLNNTRVGLADNWLRHVGDVAQKHAAIMDAIEEPELKHARLCELNVIEQVVNACRSTIVQDAWARGQKLMVHGWVYSLKDGRVREMGIDVGSPEELQPAYEKALSYVPRHGRRD, from the coding sequence ATGAAAGACATCCACAAGCTGCTGCAGAACAACCGCGACTGGGCCGACCGGATCGAGAAGGAAGACCCCGAGTTCTTCCACCAGCTGGCCAAGCAGCAGCACCCGGAATACCTGTGGATCGGCTGTTCCGATTCGCGCGTGCCGGCCAACCAGATCATCGGCATGGCCCCGGGCGAGGTGTTCGTGCACCGCAATGTGGCCAACGTGGTGGTGCACACCGACCTGAACTGCCTGAGCGTGATCCAGTACGCGGTGGACCAGCTGAAGGTGAAGCACATCCTGATCGTGGGCCATTACGGCTGCGGCGGCGTGCATGCCAGCCTCAACAACACCCGCGTGGGCCTGGCCGACAACTGGCTGCGCCATGTGGGCGACGTGGCGCAGAAGCATGCCGCCATCATGGATGCGATCGAAGAGCCGGAACTGAAGCACGCCCGGCTGTGCGAACTCAACGTGATCGAGCAGGTGGTCAATGCCTGCCGATCGACCATCGTGCAGGACGCCTGGGCGCGTGGCCAGAAGCTGATGGTGCACGGCTGGGTCTACAGCCTGAAGGACGGCCGGGTGCGCGAGATGGGCATCGACGTGGGCAGTCCCGAGGAACTGCAGCCGGCCTACGAAAAGGCCCTCTCCTACGTTCCGCGCCACGGCCGGCGCGACTGA
- a CDS encoding 3-hydroxyanthranilate 3,4-dioxygenase has product MLAPPINLLGWIEENRHLLKPPVGNKMIENGDFIIMVVGGPNSRTDFHYDEGPEWFYQLEGEMLLKVQEDGAARDIPIRAGEIFLLPGKVPHSPRRPPGGVGLVVERKRLAHERDGVMWFCERCNHKLYEVFFTLENIETDLPKVFAEYQASLDLRTCDACGHVDPLPAT; this is encoded by the coding sequence ATGCTTGCGCCCCCGATCAACCTGCTGGGCTGGATCGAAGAGAACCGCCACCTGCTCAAGCCGCCGGTGGGTAACAAGATGATCGAGAACGGCGACTTCATCATCATGGTGGTGGGCGGGCCGAACAGCCGCACCGACTTCCACTACGACGAAGGCCCGGAGTGGTTCTACCAGCTGGAAGGCGAGATGCTGCTGAAGGTGCAGGAAGACGGCGCGGCGCGCGACATCCCGATCCGCGCCGGCGAGATCTTCCTGCTGCCGGGCAAGGTGCCGCATTCGCCACGCCGCCCGCCCGGCGGCGTCGGCCTGGTGGTGGAGCGCAAGCGACTGGCGCACGAACGCGACGGCGTGATGTGGTTCTGCGAGCGCTGCAATCACAAGCTGTACGAGGTGTTTTTCACCCTCGAGAACATCGAGACCGACCTGCCGAAGGTGTTTGCCGAATACCAGGCATCCCTGGACCTGCGCACGTGCGACGCGTGCGGGCACGTGGATCCGTTGCCGGCGACCTGA
- the kynU gene encoding kynureninase: MSELLSRTHATALDAADPLRALRAEFVFPQHNHRDQTYFVGNSLGLQPRGAKAAVQEVMDKWGALAVEGHFTGETQWLGYHRLVNRQLAQVVGALPSEVVAMNTLSVNLHLMMVSFYRPSAERPVILMEAGAFPTDRHAVESQLRFHGFDPATDLVEVQPDEPNGTISLQAIERAITEHGPRLALVLWPGVQYRSGQVFDLDAITRMARLQGARVGFDLAHSVGNVPLQLHDIAPDFAVWCHYKYLNSGPGAVAGCFVHERHHRDTSLPRFAGWWGHEEATRFKMAPQFVPAVGAEGWQLSNPPVLGLAPLRAALDVIDKAGGIQALRDKSLQLTGLLDALVRARLPGVLEVLTPSEPERRGCQLSLRVLAGRERGRNLFEYLQTVGVLGDWREPDVIRISPTPLYNRYLDLHHFVEEVESWAGL, translated from the coding sequence ATGTCCGAGCTCCTCAGCCGCACCCATGCCACCGCCCTGGACGCCGCCGACCCGCTGCGTGCGCTGCGTGCTGAATTCGTCTTCCCCCAGCACAACCACCGCGACCAGACCTATTTCGTCGGTAATTCGCTGGGCCTGCAGCCGCGCGGGGCCAAGGCGGCGGTGCAGGAGGTCATGGACAAATGGGGTGCGCTCGCCGTGGAAGGCCATTTCACCGGCGAGACCCAGTGGCTGGGCTACCACCGCCTGGTCAATCGGCAGCTGGCCCAGGTAGTGGGCGCCCTGCCCAGCGAAGTGGTCGCCATGAACACGCTGAGCGTGAACCTGCACCTGATGATGGTCAGCTTCTACCGGCCCAGCGCCGAACGCCCGGTGATCCTGATGGAAGCCGGCGCCTTCCCGACCGACCGCCACGCGGTGGAATCGCAGCTCCGCTTCCACGGCTTCGACCCGGCCACCGACCTGGTCGAAGTCCAGCCGGATGAGCCCAACGGCACCATCTCGCTGCAGGCCATCGAACGCGCCATCACCGAACACGGGCCGCGCCTGGCGCTGGTGCTGTGGCCCGGGGTCCAGTACCGCAGCGGCCAGGTATTCGACCTGGATGCGATCACCCGCATGGCCCGCCTGCAGGGCGCCCGGGTCGGCTTCGACCTGGCCCACTCGGTCGGCAACGTGCCGCTGCAGCTGCACGACATCGCGCCGGACTTCGCCGTGTGGTGCCATTACAAGTACCTCAACAGCGGCCCCGGTGCCGTGGCCGGCTGCTTCGTGCACGAACGCCACCACCGCGACACCAGCCTGCCGCGCTTCGCCGGCTGGTGGGGGCATGAGGAAGCCACCCGCTTCAAGATGGCTCCGCAGTTCGTGCCGGCGGTGGGCGCCGAAGGCTGGCAGCTGAGCAACCCGCCGGTGCTGGGCCTGGCCCCGCTGCGGGCCGCGCTTGACGTGATCGACAAGGCCGGCGGCATCCAGGCCCTTCGCGACAAGTCGCTGCAGCTCACCGGCCTGCTCGATGCACTGGTCCGCGCCCGCCTGCCCGGCGTGCTCGAAGTGCTCACCCCCAGCGAGCCGGAACGCCGTGGCTGCCAGCTGTCGCTGCGCGTGCTGGCCGGCCGTGAACGCGGCCGCAACCTGTTCGAATACCTGCAGACCGTGGGCGTGCTGGGCGACTGGCGCGAACCCGATGTGATCCGTATCTCGCCCACCCCGTTGTACAACCGCTACCTTGACCTGCACCACTTCGTCGAGGAAGTGGAATCCTGGGCCGGCCTGTAA
- a CDS encoding FAD-dependent oxidoreductase: MIATPHRSLSIIGAGLAGSLLAILLSRQGWRITLYERRGDPRVADYESGRSINLALAERGRNALRQAGVEDAVMAKAVMMRGRMVHPRQGAPQLQRYGRDDSEVIWSIHRKDLNTTLLQLAEDAGAQVHFHRRLHTVDFDAGYARFIDDRTDHPHDIRFDTLIGADGAGSALRAAMNRKHPLDERIEFLDHSYKELEIPPTDDGGFRIEANALHIWPRGNYMCIALPNDEGTFTVTLFLPNEGNPSFATTNSGAEAEALFARDFPDALALIPNLRRDWEEHPPGLLGTLHLRQWHLQGRAVLLGDAAHAMVPFHGQGMNCAFEDCVALARHLLEQDSLAQAFAAFEAERKPNAEAIQQMALENYLEMRDRVADPAFLLQRELEQQLQARWPTRFVPHYTMVTFLHTPYAVALERTELQRRILETATAGHDSLEHIDWAALERVVHQQLTVLEGAH; the protein is encoded by the coding sequence TTGATCGCTACCCCCCATCGCTCCCTGAGCATCATCGGCGCAGGCCTGGCCGGCTCCCTGCTGGCCATCCTGCTGTCCCGCCAGGGCTGGCGGATCACCCTGTACGAACGCCGCGGCGATCCGCGCGTCGCCGATTACGAGTCCGGCCGCTCGATCAACCTGGCCCTGGCCGAACGCGGCCGAAATGCGCTGCGCCAGGCCGGGGTCGAAGACGCGGTGATGGCCAAGGCGGTGATGATGCGCGGCCGCATGGTGCACCCGCGCCAGGGCGCGCCGCAGCTGCAGCGCTATGGCCGCGACGACAGCGAAGTGATCTGGTCCATCCACCGCAAGGACCTCAACACCACCCTGCTGCAGCTGGCCGAAGATGCGGGTGCGCAGGTGCACTTCCACCGCCGCCTGCACACCGTGGATTTCGATGCCGGCTATGCGCGCTTCATCGATGACCGCACCGACCATCCGCACGACATCCGCTTCGATACGCTGATCGGCGCCGACGGCGCCGGCTCTGCGCTGCGCGCGGCCATGAACCGCAAGCACCCGCTGGACGAGCGCATCGAGTTTCTCGACCACTCCTACAAGGAGCTGGAAATCCCGCCCACTGACGACGGCGGCTTCCGGATCGAGGCCAATGCCCTGCACATCTGGCCGCGCGGCAACTACATGTGCATCGCGCTGCCCAATGACGAAGGCACCTTCACCGTCACCCTGTTCCTGCCCAACGAAGGCAACCCCAGCTTCGCCACCACCAACAGCGGCGCCGAAGCCGAGGCGTTGTTCGCGCGCGATTTCCCCGATGCGCTGGCGCTGATTCCAAACCTGCGACGCGATTGGGAAGAACACCCGCCCGGCCTGCTCGGCACCCTGCACCTGCGCCAGTGGCACCTGCAGGGCCGTGCGGTGCTGCTCGGCGATGCCGCCCACGCCATGGTGCCGTTCCACGGCCAGGGCATGAACTGCGCGTTCGAGGACTGCGTGGCGCTGGCCCGCCACCTGCTGGAGCAGGATTCGCTGGCCCAGGCCTTCGCCGCCTTCGAAGCCGAGCGCAAGCCCAACGCCGAAGCGATCCAGCAGATGGCGCTGGAAAACTACCTGGAAATGCGCGACCGCGTGGCCGACCCGGCCTTCCTGCTGCAGCGCGAGCTGGAGCAGCAGCTGCAGGCGCGCTGGCCCACCCGCTTCGTGCCGCACTACACCATGGTGACCTTCCTGCACACGCCGTACGCGGTGGCGCTGGAACGCACCGAGCTGCAGCGGCGCATCCTGGAAACGGCCACCGCCGGCCACGACAGCCTGGAGCACATCGACTGGGCCGCGCTGGAACGCGTGGTGCACCAACAGCTGACCGTGCTGGAGGGCGCGCACTGA
- the sbcB gene encoding exodeoxyribonuclease I — protein sequence MADSFLFYDLETFGQDARRTRVAQFAAIRTDADLNMIDAPVSFYVKPADDLLPSPIATLITGITPQHALAEGVSEAEAFSRINDLMARPGTCTLGYNTLRFDDEFVRHGLFRNFFDPYEREWRNGNSRWDLLDMLRLVHALRPDGIAWPQREDGATSFKLEHLALANDVRQGDAHEALSDVHATIGMARLFKQAQPRLWEYALKLRDKRFVGSLLDVDTMQPVLHISMRYPAQRMCAAPVMPIARHPYINNRVIALDLEGDIDGLLTLPAETLAARLYTRAADLAEGEQRVPLKEVHLNKVPALVAWNHLRPADHARLGIDVATVDANAARVREAGPALVEKVRQVYGGERVATVSDVDASLYDGFLADGDKALMSRLRTSPPAELAGFAERLKDPRMPELLFRYRARNHPQTLDAGERGRWNDYRRQRLLGDAGLGEQTLPDFRAQLDTLALEHAADPAKLALLQHLRDWGTDLEQSL from the coding sequence ATGGCCGACAGCTTCCTGTTCTACGACCTGGAAACCTTCGGCCAGGACGCGCGCCGCACCCGCGTGGCGCAGTTCGCCGCGATCCGCACCGACGCCGACCTGAACATGATCGACGCGCCAGTGAGCTTCTACGTGAAGCCGGCCGACGACCTGCTGCCCTCGCCGATTGCCACGCTGATCACCGGCATCACCCCGCAGCATGCGCTGGCCGAAGGGGTCAGCGAAGCGGAGGCGTTTTCGCGGATCAACGACCTGATGGCGCGCCCGGGCACCTGCACGCTGGGCTACAACACGCTGCGCTTCGACGACGAGTTCGTGCGCCACGGCCTGTTCCGCAATTTCTTCGATCCCTACGAACGCGAGTGGCGCAACGGCAACTCACGCTGGGACCTGCTGGACATGCTGCGGCTGGTGCACGCGCTGCGCCCGGACGGCATCGCCTGGCCGCAGCGCGAGGATGGCGCGACCTCGTTCAAGCTTGAGCACCTGGCGCTGGCCAACGATGTACGCCAGGGCGACGCGCACGAGGCACTGTCCGACGTGCACGCCACCATCGGCATGGCGCGTCTCTTCAAGCAGGCCCAACCCCGGCTGTGGGAGTACGCCCTGAAGCTGCGCGACAAGCGCTTCGTCGGCAGCCTGCTTGACGTGGACACGATGCAGCCGGTGCTGCACATCTCCATGCGCTACCCGGCCCAGCGCATGTGCGCCGCGCCGGTGATGCCGATCGCGCGCCACCCGTACATCAACAACCGGGTCATCGCGCTGGACCTGGAAGGCGACATCGATGGGTTGCTGACCCTGCCGGCCGAAACGCTGGCCGCGCGCCTCTACACGCGCGCCGCCGACCTGGCCGAGGGCGAACAGCGCGTACCGCTCAAGGAAGTGCACTTGAACAAGGTGCCCGCGCTGGTGGCCTGGAACCACCTGCGCCCGGCCGACCATGCCCGGCTGGGCATCGACGTGGCCACGGTGGACGCCAATGCCGCGCGCGTGCGCGAGGCCGGCCCGGCGCTGGTCGAGAAGGTGCGGCAGGTGTACGGCGGCGAGCGCGTGGCCACGGTCAGCGATGTGGATGCCTCGCTGTACGACGGCTTCCTGGCCGACGGCGACAAGGCGCTGATGTCCCGCCTGCGCACCAGCCCGCCGGCCGAGCTGGCCGGTTTCGCCGAGCGGCTGAAAGACCCGCGCATGCCGGAGCTGCTGTTCCGCTACCGCGCGCGCAACCACCCGCAGACGCTGGATGCCGGCGAACGCGGGCGCTGGAACGACTACCGGCGGCAGCGCCTGCTCGGCGATGCCGGGCTGGGCGAGCAGACCCTGCCCGACTTCCGCGCGCAGCTGGACACGCTGGCGCTGGAGCATGCCGCCGACCCGGCCAAACTTGCCCTGTTGCAGCACCTGCGCGACTGGGGCACCGATCTGGAGCAGAGCCTGTGA
- a CDS encoding DUF2461 domain-containing protein, whose product MSTYFTPASFTFLRGLARNNDKTWFNAHKPKYEEHVRQPFLQLISDLQPDLAAVSGHFRADPRGVGGSLFRIYRDARFSNDKSPYKTWQGARLFHERRKQVPAPSFYIHLQPGGCFVGAGLWHPEPATQRKVRHFIVDNPGAWKAAAHAPALRKKFDFDESEKLVRAPRGFEPDFEFIDDLKHRNWVFWRSLDDATMTGPKLRQTLAKDLVALGPFVDYLCAALDLEF is encoded by the coding sequence GTGAGCACCTATTTCACTCCCGCCAGCTTCACCTTCCTGCGTGGGCTGGCGCGCAACAACGACAAGACCTGGTTCAACGCGCACAAGCCGAAGTACGAGGAGCACGTGCGCCAGCCGTTCCTGCAGCTGATCAGCGACCTGCAGCCGGACCTGGCGGCGGTGAGCGGACACTTCCGTGCCGACCCGCGCGGCGTGGGCGGCTCGCTGTTCCGCATCTACCGTGATGCGCGCTTCTCCAACGACAAGTCGCCGTACAAGACCTGGCAGGGCGCGCGGCTGTTCCATGAGCGGCGCAAGCAGGTACCGGCGCCGTCGTTCTACATCCACCTGCAACCGGGCGGGTGCTTCGTTGGCGCTGGCCTGTGGCATCCCGAGCCGGCCACCCAGCGCAAGGTGCGCCATTTCATCGTGGACAACCCCGGCGCGTGGAAGGCCGCCGCGCATGCGCCGGCGCTGCGGAAGAAGTTCGATTTCGACGAAAGCGAGAAGCTGGTGCGGGCACCGCGTGGGTTCGAGCCGGATTTCGAGTTCATCGACGACCTGAAGCATCGCAACTGGGTGTTCTGGCGCTCGCTGGATGATGCGACCATGACCGGGCCGAAGCTTCGGCAGACGCTGGCGAAGGATCTGGTGGCGTTGGGGCCGTTCGTGGACTATCTGTGTGCTGCGTTGGATCTGGAGTTTTGA
- a CDS encoding DUF2939 domain-containing protein → MKKVLLLLGLVVVLLAGWLVSGPYLTLRGLAGAIEQRDTSQLDRYVDFPMLRANLRAQLDDYVVRRAGPDVQSNLVGALLLTAGQKLSGTAVDAMVTPTGIGALMEGHTLWKRASNDLESNDAYAAPRAARPLEGATHRFESTSRFTATTHTAQGAPVVFVLQRQGLRWKLVNIELPLD, encoded by the coding sequence ATGAAAAAGGTGCTTCTTCTGCTGGGGCTTGTCGTGGTGCTGCTGGCAGGCTGGCTGGTCAGCGGGCCCTATTTGACCCTGCGCGGGCTGGCCGGGGCGATCGAGCAGCGCGATACCTCCCAGCTGGACCGCTACGTGGACTTCCCGATGCTGCGCGCCAACCTGCGCGCGCAGCTGGATGATTACGTGGTGCGCCGGGCCGGGCCGGACGTGCAGTCCAACCTGGTCGGCGCGCTGCTGCTGACCGCCGGGCAGAAGCTCAGCGGCACGGCGGTGGATGCGATGGTCACACCGACCGGGATCGGGGCGTTGATGGAAGGCCATACGCTCTGGAAGCGGGCCAGCAATGACCTGGAGAGCAATGACGCCTACGCGGCGCCACGTGCGGCGCGGCCGCTGGAGGGCGCTACGCACCGGTTCGAGTCCACGTCACGATTCACCGCCACCACCCATACGGCGCAGGGCGCGCCGGTGGTGTTCGTGCTGCAGCGGCAGGGGTTGCGCTGGAAATTGGTCAATATCGAGCTGCCGCTCGATTAG
- a CDS encoding 5'-nucleotidase, whose translation MGDNTPRLLTVAVTSRALFDLEEGHALFEAEGVDAYAEYQRKHEDDVLRPGVAFPVVRKLLALNQGQSPESPRVEVILLSRNSADTGLRIFNSIQHYDLGIIRATFTAGEPTWPYVKPFGTDLFLSANPESVRRALRHGIAAATILPKPHGETLAAAEPVDMSQPLGQLRIAFDGDAVIFGDESERISREQGVEAFGRHERENAREPLSGGPFRNFLSALHTLQAVFPSGEDAPIRTALVTARSAPAHERVIRTLREWGVRLDEALFLGGRHKGPFLEAFGADIFFDDSQHNIDSARQHLSVAAGHVPHGVAND comes from the coding sequence ATGGGCGACAACACCCCCCGTTTGCTGACCGTTGCCGTGACCTCGCGCGCGCTGTTCGACCTGGAAGAGGGTCACGCGCTGTTCGAGGCCGAAGGCGTGGACGCCTATGCCGAGTACCAGCGCAAGCACGAGGACGATGTGCTGCGCCCCGGCGTGGCGTTCCCGGTGGTGCGCAAGCTGCTGGCCCTCAACCAGGGCCAGTCGCCGGAATCGCCGCGGGTGGAGGTCATCCTGCTGTCGCGCAATTCCGCCGATACCGGTCTGCGCATCTTCAATTCCATCCAGCATTACGACTTGGGCATCATCCGCGCCACCTTCACCGCGGGCGAGCCGACCTGGCCGTACGTGAAGCCGTTCGGGACCGATCTGTTCCTGTCGGCCAACCCGGAATCGGTGCGGCGTGCGCTGCGGCATGGCATCGCCGCGGCCACGATCCTGCCCAAGCCGCACGGCGAGACCCTGGCGGCGGCCGAACCGGTCGACATGAGCCAGCCGCTGGGCCAGCTGCGCATCGCCTTCGATGGTGACGCGGTGATCTTCGGCGATGAAAGCGAGCGCATCTCGCGCGAGCAGGGCGTGGAAGCGTTTGGCCGGCACGAGCGCGAAAACGCCCGCGAGCCGCTCAGTGGCGGTCCGTTCCGCAACTTCCTGTCGGCGCTGCACACCCTGCAGGCCGTGTTCCCGTCGGGCGAGGATGCGCCGATCCGGACCGCGCTGGTGACCGCGCGCTCGGCCCCGGCCCATGAGCGGGTGATCCGCACGTTGCGCGAATGGGGCGTGCGCCTGGACGAAGCGCTGTTCCTGGGCGGCCGCCACAAGGGCCCGTTCCTGGAAGCGTTCGGCGCGGACATCTTCTTCGACGATTCGCAGCACAACATCGACAGCGCCCGCCAGCACCTCAGCGTGGCCGCCGGCCATGTACCGCACGGCGTGGCCAACGATTGA
- a CDS encoding NAD kinase, protein MTDTPRIAFLASNTEAAQSARAAAVARYGDHAPDAAEVLCPLGGDGFMLQTLHRHGHLGLPVFGMKLGTVGFLMNQYRAEDDIQARIARAEPANLRPLEMLALTESGTTTGSLAYNDVSLLRQTRQAAHIGVDLNGQERVAELIGDGVLVATPAGSTAYNYSAHGPILPLGSHTIALTPLAPYRPRRWRGAILKADTEVRFRVLDPYKRPVSVTADSHETRDVVEVTIRESRERRVTLLFDPEHNLEDRILSEQFMF, encoded by the coding sequence ATGACCGACACCCCCCGCATCGCGTTCCTTGCCAGCAACACCGAGGCGGCCCAGTCGGCCCGCGCGGCCGCGGTGGCACGCTATGGCGACCACGCGCCGGACGCTGCCGAGGTGCTGTGTCCCCTGGGCGGCGACGGTTTCATGCTGCAGACCCTGCACCGGCATGGGCATCTTGGCCTGCCGGTATTCGGCATGAAGCTGGGCACCGTGGGCTTCCTGATGAACCAGTACAGGGCCGAGGACGACATCCAGGCGCGCATCGCCCGTGCCGAACCGGCCAACCTGCGCCCGCTGGAAATGCTGGCGCTGACCGAATCGGGCACCACCACCGGCTCGCTGGCCTATAACGACGTGTCGCTGCTGCGGCAGACCCGCCAGGCCGCGCACATCGGGGTCGACCTCAACGGCCAGGAGCGGGTGGCCGAGCTGATCGGCGATGGGGTGCTGGTGGCGACCCCGGCCGGCAGCACCGCCTACAATTACTCCGCACACGGCCCGATCCTGCCGCTGGGCTCTCACACCATCGCACTGACCCCGCTGGCGCCGTACCGGCCGCGTCGCTGGCGTGGCGCGATCCTGAAGGCCGATACCGAAGTGCGCTTCCGCGTACTCGACCCCTACAAGCGCCCGGTCAGCGTGACCGCCGATTCGCACGAGACCCGCGACGTGGTCGAAGTGACCATCCGCGAGTCGCGCGAGCGCCGGGTGACCCTGCTGTTCGATCCGGAACACAACCTGGAAGACCGGATCCTCAGCGAACAGTTCATGTTTTGA